One Globicephala melas chromosome 18, mGloMel1.2, whole genome shotgun sequence DNA segment encodes these proteins:
- the GGACT gene encoding gamma-glutamylaminecyclotransferase: protein MAHVFVYGTLKTGQPNHRVLLESAHGRAAFRGWGRTVEPYPLVIAGQRNIPWLLNLPGQGRRVAGEVYAVDEQMLRFLDEFEGCPDMYQRTRVTVAVEGAGGTLQCFVYSTATYPPEWVHLPYHDDYDSQGEHGLRYSPRESR from the coding sequence ATGGCCCACGTGTTCGTGTACGGGACCCTGAAGACGGGCCAGCCCAACCACCGGGTCCTGCTGGAGAGCGCCCACGGTCGCGCGGCCTTCCGGGGCTGGGGTCGCACGGTCGAGCCGTACCCGCTGGTGATCGCGGGGCAGCGCAACATCCCGTGGCTGCTGAACCTGCCGGGCCAGGGGCGCCGAGTGGCTGGGGAGGTCTACGCCGTGGACGAGCAGATGCTGCGCTTTCTGGACGAGTTCGAAGGCTGCCCGGACATGTACCAGCGCACCCGGGTGACAGTCGCTGTTGAGGGGGCGGGCGGGACCCTACAGTGCTTCGTGTACAGCACGGCCACCTACCCGCCCGAGTGGGTCCACCTCCCGTACCACGACGATTACGACTCACAGGGGGAGCACGGGCTTCGCTATAGTCCGCGGGAAAGCAGATGA